A single genomic interval of Notolabrus celidotus isolate fNotCel1 chromosome 13, fNotCel1.pri, whole genome shotgun sequence harbors:
- the LOC117823963 gene encoding poly(A) polymerase beta-like, protein MSFKNTKKQSQTLPLFLDTTHWYGITPPISEDMPEEADLIQTRKMVEELKSCSVFEIGTEKQHRENVVKSLESLYKKWLTDTCERMNLPEVVTAKVGGKIFPFGSYHLGADSKGADIDILCVGPGFLERKDFFRSFSEKLKAQKEVKGLMVIEDAFVPVIKFSYDGIEIDLVFALVAQKSISVSINLMDDKILTGMDKQSVRSLNGFRVTEEILRSVPNVFNFRLTLRAIKLWAKRRGIYSNMMGFLGGVSWAMMVARVCQLYPNATASTLVNKFFKMYEMWEWPIPIVLKKTVDCGLKFPVWNPWTNLVDRSHLMPVITPAYPQQNSTCNVSRSSLAVITEEIKRGYEITEHIRQKQESWSKLFEASDFLEQYKHYIKVELTSTTKEQHRDGVCLFESKIRHLVGTLERNPLISRAHVNLQSYPGPQDSYGKSNTVWLIGLVFNMDHFKYQRVDLFTELQPLLNHVRGLERGYKMSDEGATLTAKYIQRENHTWKLPNRSQMVSYPVRLTHRQISNAAPLIHPAIKRKDLTQSLMPAKRIRADKELHSMTSSSGASPSLTQQGIKRPLCPQPSTSCKKFRADMETTQDPSTSQSTKRPLCPQPSTSCEKFRADMETTQDPSTSQSTKRPLCPQPSTTCKKFRADMETTQDPSTSQSTKRPRATEPETPNKKPRDNLTGPEKELSDLPLSLSKPAMTPKFPIRLKLFRDNF, encoded by the exons ATGTCTTT TAAAAACACTAAGAAACAGAGCCAAACTCTACCATTATTCCTGGACACAACCCATTGGTATGGGATCACTCCTCCTATAAGTGAAGATATGCCAGAGGAAGCTGACCTGATCCAGACCAGAAAGATGGTTGAAGAGCTGAAATCATGCAGTGTATTTGAGATAGGCACAGAAAAGCAGCACAG aGAAAATGTTGTCAAGAGTCTGGAGTCTCTCTATAAGAAGTGGCTCACAGACACCTGTGAACGTATG aaTTTACCTGAAGTGGTGACAGCAAAGGTTGGAGGCAAAATCTTCCCATTTGGATCCTATCATCTGGGAGCTGACTCAAAAG GTGCTGATATTGACATCCTGTGTGTCGGACCTGGATTCCTGGAGAGGAAGGACTTCTTCAGGTCCTTTTCTGAGAAGCTGAAAGCTCAAAAAGAGGTCAAAGGCTTAATG GTCATTGAAGATGCGTTCGTCCCAGTCATCAAATTCTCTTATGATGGGATTGAG ATTGATCTGGTTTTTGCTCTAGTAGCACAGAAAAGCATCAGTGTAAGTATTAACCTCATGGATGACAAAATTCTGACGGGCATGGATAAACAAAGTGTCAGGAGTCTCAATG GTTTTAGAGTCACAGAGGAGATCCTCAGAAGTGTGCCAAATGTTTTTAACTTCCGGCTGACACTGAGAGCCATCAAGCTTTGGGCCAAAC GACGTGGTATATACTCCAACATGATGGGGTTCCTGGGTGGTGTCTCATGGGCCATGATGGTTGCCAGAGTCTGCCAGTTATACCCAAATGCCACAGCATCCACCCTGGTGAACAAATTTTTCAAGATGTACGAAATGTG GGAGTGGCCAATCCCAATTGTTTTGAAGAAAACGGTGGACTGCGGTCTCAAGTTCCCTGTTTGGAATCCCTGG ACTAATCTAGTCGACCGCTCACACCTGATGCCTGTGATCACCCCTGCATACCCACAGCAGAACTCTACCTGCAATGTGTCTCGCTCCTCCTTAGCTGTTATAACAGAGGAGATCAAGAGAG GATATGAAATCACTGAACATATCCGGCAGAAACAAGAAAGCTGGTCCAAACTATTTGAAGCTTCAGACTTTTTGGAGCAGTACAA GCATTACATTAAGGTGGAActaacttcaacaacaaaagagcAGCATCGAGACGG GGTATGCCTGTTTGAGTCTAAAATCAGACACCTGGTAGGAACTCTGGAGAGAAACCCGCTTATTTCCCGGGCCCATGTTAACCTGCAGTCCTACCCTGGACCACAAGATAGTTATGGAAA AAGCAACACAGTTTGGCTGATCGGACTTGTCTTCAATATGGATCATTTTAAATACCAAAGAGTCGATCTGTTCACTGAGCTCCAGCCCCTCTTAAATCAtg tcagggGCCTGGAACGTGGTTACAAGATGTCCGATGAGGGGGCGACCTTAACAGCCAAATATATACAGAGGGAAAACCACACCTGGAAGCTACCTAATAGAAGCCAAATGGTGTCATATCCAGTCAGGCTCACACACCGCCAAATTTCGAATGCAGCACCTCTGATACACCCGgccataaaaagaaaagatttaaCTCAATCTTTGATGCCAGCGAAAAGGATAAGAGCTGACAAG GAATTGCATTCCATGACAAGCAGCTCAGGTGCTTCACCATCCCTGACACAGCAGGGCATCAAGAGACCTCTCTGTCCTCAACCATCAACATCATGCAAAAAGTTCAGAGCTGATATGGAGACAACTCAAGACCCTAGCACTTCTCAAAGCACCAAGAGACCTCTCTGTCCTCAACCATCAACGTCATGCGAAAAGTTCAGAGCTGATATGGAGACAACTCAAGACCCTAGCACTTCTCAAAGCACCAAGAGACCTCTCTGTCCTCAACCATCAACGACATGCAAAAAGTTCAGAGCTGATATGGAGACAACTCAAGACCCTAGCACTTCTCAAAGCACCAAGAGACCTCGCGCTACTGAGCCTGAGACACCAAACAAAAAACCCAGAGATAACCTG ACTGGGCCCGAAAAAGAGCTGTCAGACCTGCCACTAAGCCTTTCCAAGCCTGCTATGACTCCAAAGTTCCCCATCAGATTGAAACTGTTCCG TGATAACTTCTGA